TAGGGGAGCAATATCAGGAGAAACGGGGCTTTATGCAAAGACAAAAAGCAACCTTATTGTATTGTAGCACAGATAAGGCCATATTCCAAGAACAGCACTTACTGTATGCCTGTGTGGTGTGGTTTCAGCACAGATTCAGGAACAGGTTGTTTACTTGTGCTTAGCTTATATTTTAATATTAATTTTAGTGGTCAGCAAGTTATGATGTGCAACAGTAATGAAAGCCTCAAGGCACTCTGTGTACTATACATGAACAACCTGAACATTTAAAATAGTGGTTAGTCATTTCCTGGCTTTTGTTCTTCACTCGCAAGTTCGCCACCATTTGGAGCAAGGCTTTCACTGCCAGAAATAGCGAGGCTTGTTCCCACTGGCCGTTTAGTTATTCACAGCAGAATACACAGCAGCAGTGTTCTTTGCATGTACTTGCAACGATTTCTCTAGTGACCTGTTCAACTCGCATTGTTATAAGCAAATGACAGCATTGATCCAGTCTTCTGATTGGCTGGTTGTCACTGTTTTAGCACTGTCAGCGTGCTGCACGTCACTTGCAGTACTGCATGTTGTTCCACTGGCTCAATTTCAACAGGTTCTTGTGGCGGAAGGGGCTCCACGCTGTGAGGGTGTGCAGCTGGCCGAATCCTTGGCACGTGTGGGCATTGCGACCACCTTGGTTCCCGACTCTGCCATCCTGGCTCTCATGCCCCGCGTGAGCAAGGTGATCCTGGGGACGGACAGCGTCTTGGCGGACGGAGGCCTACAGGTGGGCTTTTCAGAGCGCTCGCAGGCATGCTGCTCCTCAGTCGTGCTATTTTCTTGTCTCTCGAGAGAAGCTGGTATCATTAAGATGATTTGCTCGGGGGCACCAGCGGCTGGTTTTTTGCAGTGTGCTAtatctgcttgtttttttttactgtgactGGAATATTGTTTCTTCCTATAGCTATTCTGAGATGGTTGTGAAGGCCGTCATCCTCTTTTCTAAAGCAGTGGTTCATATGACGCTCTCTATTTTCTTCACCTCTGTTGTATGCTTTGCTATTGAGTCAATGAGCTGATGTCTTCGCATTTTTCCACCATGAAGTTCTCAAATGTGCCAGGGTATaagtgcaaaagcagcagcactacTCTTGACACAGCACCTCATGTGCATTGGCAGGGCGACAGTGGCATGTAAAACATGATCGGAGCAGTGTGGTCAATTGTGGGATTAAGAGTGGTCTCACCAGTTCACGCGAAAAAGTTTCCAGGATTTGTGGAGCAGGTTGAATTGCTGCttctctgtcgtccttctttGCAGGGCCTCACGTAGAAAGCCTATtacatgtgtgcatttgtaatcGGTCACAAATCTCAAAGTGGAGTCACAGGTGGATTTACAAGGTGGATTCAGCCGGGTAATTTATAATATGGCTGGTGCTGTGTGTCAGTTGGCCCATGGGTCTCTTGCTAAAACCGGTCACAACATGCGGGGGTGGCTAAGATGCTGTGTGGTGTGCACCCAACAGGCTCCTTGCGGCAGCCACGCCTTGGCCCTGGCTGCGCGACACTGTGCCGTGCCGTTGCTGGTGTGTGCACCGGGAGCCACGTTGAGCCCGCAGCTGCCGTGCTCCGAGAGTGCCTTCCAGCAGCTAGGCTCCCCCGAGCCCGTCGGCCCAGAGCCGCAGACCGGAGGAGCGGTCCTGCTCAATCCGGCCTCCGACTGCGTGCCGCCGGACCTCGTTCCCTTGCTGGTCACGAGTGCCGGTGGCCACGCCCCGTCCTATGTTTATAGGCTGCTCAGCGAGGTTTACCATCCTGACGACCATGCATTGACTGCgtcctgaaagaaaaaataaaatcagCCGGAGCGTGCATTAGACAAGCACTTGCTCTTTGTTTGTCGTTAGACCAACAAGACCATGGAGGGCTTAAAAGACTCCTGAACGGTTGGGAACATGTTGAATGAATGAGTACATTGTATATGGCATATGCATTTGATTATCACTGGCTACTTTTTCTGCTGTATGTATCTCAACGACTTGAGAGATGAAAAAAGAGAAAGTCTGTACACATGTTTAAACAGCAACAGTGATCTCATTAGTCGCTATCACCAAAATGAAGACAGTTGCATGACATCGTCACCTGGGGTGCTTTGCAGTAGAAACTGGTGAAGAAGATTATTCCAAATGCCAGTACACACAGTGTGCATGAAATTGGTAACTTtccacacataaaaaaaaaaaattggctctaGGATTGACTGTCAATCCCTAGAAAACCTCCAGAGGCTCTAGTGAGTGAAGTGAGTGAGGGGAGTGAAGAGCAGAGGATGCAGCAATAAGCAGGAAAACTAATTTGTTTCAAGTGCATGCATAAGTGATATTAAGCTTCTCAAGGAGATTTTGTCAGAGGAAACCCAATGGCCCTAGTCTTGCAGCCACCAGCAGATGCATCAAAGCTTGTTAGTTGCAGTAGCTTGAGGGCCTTTTAAATATAGAGTTGAATGCAACTTCAGTGCACATTTATGATGCTGGTAGATAGGGGACTGTGTATGGCCTGTCCATGGAGGAATACCTCTATTGTTGGATACATCCAAGACCTAGGAGGCAGATGCTGCTTAAACCAATGTCGTTGACCTGCTTTCAAGACGTGATCAAGCACATTGATCCTGCTGGCTTGCAATCATTGCAGCTATGGCAGATGCAAGGTGTTTGACTGGGACATCATGACACCAGGACGTCTGCCGCCTGGTCATTTAGTTGTATCCCAATTTAATGCATTCTTTAATGTTAACTTCTTGGGTCGACCCTTGTTGGCGGTCAGGCAGAAGTTGAGACGTTGATTGCATCTTGTTTCAGCAATAAGTGGGGAGGGGGGCAGTTGCTCGGTACGTGTACAGAAACGTACCTGCGCCCTGTGGGCCGTTCTACCAGCGCGCGCCGAAGTCGTGCATCCTGGCCGAGGGCCGCACCGACAGCGGCTTCTCGGGCAACGCCCACAGCGGCCGGGCTCCACCGCGGTGGGGAGCCGCCGCTGCCCCTTGGTCCTGCACGCACGCGAACAGGCAGAGGATATGCAAGGTGTGCCTATCACTATATCGTtcttgttttgttcatttttgcaCAATTCTTTCTGCCAATCAGCGCATATAGCTCGGGGACGGGGGTGCACTTGAGAAGTTTTCCCTAACCACTTGCTCGGAGATGGCTGCGGTAGACTTGTGGCAACTCGTTGTGGCCATTGCCATGATTTGGCATCCTTAAGTTAAATGGCATAGCATGGAATTGCCGCTCTCGGCATGGGCTTAGCGccacgtgctgcgcatgcgcaagagaccGGAAGGCTGTGACGCCTTGACGTCTCGAGACCCACAGCGCCCATGTGTACATCTCTTCTCTGTGGTGACCTTGTCTGTTTTGCTCTGATTTAAGAATGAACtgctaccaactcgcccaagcttctgcATTGGCCTCGATCACTCCATTGCAGTCCCTTCGCACATACAGCCAGGTTGCTAGGGGGCCAATCGGCTTGCCGCTGTGGTACTTTTCTGATAGGGATCAGGTATCCTTGTGCTGCTTTTCAGAGGAACATCTAATGGACCTCGAGACGTCTTTCGAGAAGTGGGAATGAGCAAGCGGCGTGCTGTGCATTGCTACTACTACAGAGCAAAAAGTGCGGCCAGGACCGGGGACTAGAACTGCTGCGCTCAAACTGGATACGGATCTCCGTCCTGAACATTCGGAGTTACAGCCTTCGTCAGAAGTGTGCAGGCAACCAGGCCTGCTTCTGGGACTTGCAGCACGCATGGCTCCTTTTGCATCGTCAACATTCTTTTGCAGATCACAGGAACTCTTATCCTGACCTCTCTGCCAAAGCTCCACTATACACATACGGCGATACCCCATTGGGCTGTATATTTCTAACAAAGGCTGCACAAATGAGCTTGTGGTTGTGGAGCAAAGGACACATCGTTTCGATGTGAGCCCTGGCATCCTCGGTGAGTTTTGTGCCGTTGTGATCATGTCCTTCAGAAGCAGCCAATCAGCACAATGCTCAACATGACAAGCTGGCTTTGCCGCACTACTGGCTAGAGTGATTGTGATGCAGCGAAGCAGCACCCGAATGTGCGGATAAAGAGGTGAATGAGAGTGAGTAGGCGAGTGAGTGCTGCACTCTTCTTGAAAGACAGTAAAGCTCAAGCTACACGTTCTCTAGACTCGTCTTATACATTCCCGAGGCCTAAGGGCCATCCAAGAAAACGTGTATACTCAGTCATACAATCCCGGCTGCGTTCCAGGAAGAATTTGGGGAACCGCTTGATCCGCTCAAACTTAAGTCGCCCATCTTGCTAAAATATACGAGGAGCCAGGGACACTAATGAAAAGAGGCTTGAGACTATGCCAGTAGATATTGTTCAATACCATGATTGAAAAATTTCCTGACTCTGAACGTAGCACCTGCTCTTTGATTTGAACCTTCTTTATGTGCTCCATCCCACTTCTCTGTGGGATTTATTATACATCTTGATATTATAGGCACACACTCTGAggaaagctccgcccaattattgttctcagtaaaaattgattcagTAGCTCTTTCTGGCTATATTAATGCTTGTCCGGCAGCAAAGTACGCATTTATCGCCGAGAAAGTcaatttaaaaatcttcccaccAGTCGATTAAAACTCGTCGCCTTGATCCTTACTGGAAAGGACGGGTTGCGGCTGTTTTGAAGTGTATGATGGggtagcgtagcctctgagatccacACAAAGAAATCAGTGTCGACGCGGTCATTTTACTTGTGAAATTGTCCGGTGATGGCGACAgctgtattttgttttgttttttcttacatctagcttataaaagctccgttttcggtgACAATGGTCTTTTTGTGGTTAGAATGCGGTACTttatcgatacaggccaatttttattttcctcaGGATCTCATTATAAAGCAATGGACGTATACATGCCATGGTGCTTTCTGTGGTGTATGGATGGTCGGATCGCTGATCATTGTTTCTTTTACTCAGCCGACAAACTCCTTGACTGCGCAGTTCATGTTTACTGTGCTCTTCACGAACTAAGATTAAAGCGTACAGAATGTATGTTCCTGCCCATAACGAGAAACCCTGTACACCGCATCTTTTAGCGTGCCGCGTTGCATGTGCAGTGACAGAGGTGCATGGTTAATACACAAGGCTCGATTCCAGGCGTACGTGGCAGCCACGCATTATGCATGCGGTCCACTTACGTGTGCCGGGTGGGACCTGCGCGAGGTGACACTCGGCTGGCGACTGTGCGGCGACGGGTACTGTGAGTGCGTCGACGGCGTGCCCGTCAGGTAGGGGTAGCGCAGCGCCTGTTGTGGagcagaataataaaaaaaaacatgtcagcTAGGTGACCACCAGAGATACTGCCCTCGTTGTATTCAATCTCGAACAATCCTGCAAACCATAGCCAACTGATTAATGAATTGGTTCATATTCGACACCATTGAAAGCCCGTCCGAAGTTTTGCTTGCCTGTCAGGTTGTGAGCGGGCCATGGAAACACCATAGCGCTTCTCTGAAAACGTGAACAGGTGGCGTCAcaggcaatgtttattttatttttatttattcattcagtaTATTATTGCAGGCTAATGCCAATACAGGCCCAAGCAGGGGGGCTTTTCAGCAAACAAAAATGAAAGCACAGACCAGTGTAAATAACGTTTCATGAAATTAAAATGCACAATCACACTGATCGTTGTTTACATATAACACAGAGGAGGGACACAGGTCTATATAGCGTTTTCCACAACCGCTGTCATCTCTTCAGCGCAACCAGCTGTGCCGTGCATCTGTTCTATTTCTTCCACATATCGATTCTTTCACATCCACGCTATTCGCACAAGACAATTATAGTGGCTCGGTTCGAGCCAGCCACAAGCccgtgcatttttcttttctttcttcatacAGTCACTTACACACGTGCATGCATACAGACGGAGCCCCGAAGCAAAAAGAGCTACTCAATCAGCACCATCGCAGTACGGCTGATattttattttgtagcgatagctacattatggtagcactTCGAGCCGTCAGcatggctgcgctgccaccctgtggctgcgccgccacgctgtcacgtggttggtcacgtggtgcggagcagctgccggcggcgtggcgccgtggttgatcacgtggttggtcacgtgaccaagttccactcggccagcagtagctatcgcgtcactccaggtttaaccagagctaaaccaccgccaattttcttaTGAACTGAGACAACTGTGTGACCCATACCTCGAAATTTTTCGTCGGACACGTCCCCGCAAGAGTGCAGAGTTATAGCATAGAGCGATTcgcgatccgcttccgcggggAACCACTGCGTATACGTGCTGATTGGTTCCGACACGGCAGGCGCACACGCAGCTCACGGgcacgtagcgccatctggtGTCCTCAGAGCATTCTGCAcacgcgcagtggcgcctcgcggAAACGGAttacggtagcggatcgcgttgTGCTATGACTCTCTATATGTGACTATATAGCACGCGCTAAACCGCAGAGGCCATAGCGGGCTCTCCATTGAGCGTGGAGAGGCGGAAGGCTTGGGCGGCAATGGCCACGTATTTCTTCTGAGTCAACCTCCTCGCCACACTAAGCGCAACAGTACTCGAGTGCCCCAGTGCGCAGTTCGCGACATTTATCGCGCCTTTCTTTCTCTCGTATAGCCATACCTTCTCCTCGCAACGCCTATGCAGCGCTTCAACATGAGGCAATAAGGTGTTTGTccgggctagtcggtacatggtactaacAAGGTACAGTCGTACTAAGAAagagacgaacacagcgctgacttacaattgaaaggctttattgctcgcacgcaataaataggcgaaaaggagcacaatcaacagaagaacagcatcagtgatgattgtaaaaaaaacacacaacaacaaaagcacacaatcgcaacctacacaagcgaacttaactgttaagatagtcatttttttttttgtgctagcgcgacggaaggtttgctgacgcagttgtcaagtccccggtgaattaaaagagcttccacgatttcccgcgtacgttggtccttatgtttatacagtattctagtacggccgaaaaaaggagtgcatttacaggaaagccaatgtataaccaaattgcttttggggggcgggtttagggagcgtttatgctcacttaggcgatcattgaggcagcgccctgtttggccaatataaaaTCGCCCACAGGATAGCTCTATCTTATAGACATTTTTACGGCACTGCACATAGGGTGATTCGTGATTTTTTCCGCAATCGGCAGGTGGAGGTCCTTCACGGTTTACGGTTTTAAACAAGCGCTGCAGTTTGCTTGGGGCAGAAAAGATGACTCTGACACCAGCTTTTCCTGCAGTTCTTTTCAGGTTATGTgataccttgtgcacataaggtATCACCACGAAGTTTCGGTTATCTGCTGCAAGCGAActcgttgtttttgttctgaattcGGCAAGAATTTTTTCCGCTACAGCACGCAGGGCCCTCATGTTGAGGGCCCGAGACGAGGGCGCAGCACTCGTCCGCAACAAAAATCGGAACAAAATGTTACTGTTTGTGGCCTCGCTATACGTAGCGGTGGAACTGCATAAGGCAGAAGGCTCCGTCATAAGATCGGACCTAAGGGGTTCCTGATAGCGAGTTTTAAAACCGGGTGACCCGATCAGTTAGGGGGCTAGGGAAATAGCAGAGCGCCAAGGTTAGTTTTTGTCTACCCTTACACAATGCTCTGAGTCGTCGATGTGAGTTCATATAGGGACTCCTCTATTGGTGCTATCAGATGTCATTTTCGCTCGACGGAAGGCGAACACGGGATTCTTTTGTTTCAACTCTGTTCACACACTTTAATAAACCACCAGCTTCGGCTACCGCGTCTGGACCTGACAGCAATTTGAAAACTTTCCGTGGAGTTCTTGCAGTATATCCTAGAGCGGTTCACCAGACCATTTGCACGTACTTTCTTCAGGCTGGGCTACTGGGACATGCCCTCGTCCAAAGTGGGATTCTCTGCCCTTCTCTGTTTAATGTGTTTGTCAAGCGGTAACGGGCTGATCAATAAGCACATCCAATTATAGGTCTTCAGTCTCGCCGCCGCATGGCAACAAGATGGCGAAAGTGACAACCCGCGGGCGAAGTAATCAATGTGGCTTACAGGAGAGGGGAGAGGTGTTTATCGAACTGTGATGCGCAGGAATGATAAGCGCTGTAGTGTTGCATCCGCTGTACCGGTGCCATATGTCCTGAAGAACCCGCCGTTCGTGGGAGAGTCAACATCGTGTAACCTCACCTGCATGTCTTCTCTTATGTCGTGCGCATTTCTGATACAGTTGAACACGAAGGGTtacagaaatgaggggctcgttatgctACATATAGGAAAGAAGGCAACAGCCATCGAACCAGGAGAACcatgatgtttctttcttttcttttttaaatggtGCTGTTGATCAAGTGGGAAAATAAAAGTGTAATTTTACATGCATATTAATTTAACAAAGTAGAAGGAAAGAAATTGGAGGGGACAGACAAACTccgtcttaaagggacactgagaacaacgttagcaattttttttgttagtaaaatacGATAGTCCGGCATTTTAGCGCCGATAGTCCGATTTTAGCGACGATAGTCTGTCATTCTAGCGCGCTCAGTCCGGAGCGCGCTACTCAGGGGTTCTATGAAACGTTTTGGCCTatgtactatcgcgatcaaaagttTACAGGACGCgagtgttcgaaaaaaaaaaacttatttcgacgcagtgcgctcggctactgatccggagttcaagggtgcgaacccgaccgcggcggccgcctttcgatggaggcgaaacgcaaaggcgcccgtgtgctgtgcgatgtcagtgcacgttaaagatccccaggcggtcgaaattattcacactacagcgcctctttgttcctttcttctttcacggcctcctttatcccttcccttacggcgcggttcaggtgtcggccgagatgcgagacaggtactgcgcccttacctttcccccaaaaccaattttcaatttgttTTTCGGCGCAGTCACATAATCCAGTCGCATGAAACGTGTCATGTGGGCACGGGCATGCTCTATTCGCTGGCAACAATGCACGCGTCTGGGTCCTAAGGTACAGCTGCAATGAAATTTTTTCCGAGAACATGTGTGACGTAATATTTTAATCGCGACAGTACATGACGACAGAAAGACGGAAATCTGCTCCATGCCCCTTACAGTCCAGATGGTCGCTATGCAAAATGGGGGTGTCATTTTTGCCAGAACGGTAAAAAAAACGAAGGACAATACAAGAAAACTAACGTGCAAGACCTGCCGGCGCGGAAAGGCGGTACGATGTAGTGTGCGCTTCAAGGACCATTTCTTTGCAGGTTGATGCACGACTTGATATGAACGGTCATTGACGCCGCAAGAAGTGCTAGCTCAGGCGGTCGATCTGTTGAAGATACCATCGATCACGTAGCGCACTTGACACACGTAGCCGGGCTGTCAGCACCGATACCACCCAGCCAATTCAACTCCACTACGACAGGCTCAATCTCCCGTACTGCGCAACGGACGACACGTGCCGATCGAAGCGATCACGTCCCCGTACCGATTGGTGGCAAACGGTGGTACTTCCGGCGACCCCCTGGACGATAGGCTCGGACGTGGTGAGATGACAGTGTATATAGGGCACCGTAAACAGTGACTTCAACGAAACCTCGGCGTGCAGACATCAGAGACCATGGTTTCCAATCCACGGAACAGGGATCGATCGGTGGTGTCCAAAGCCGGCGTGGTGGTGTTCGAGACCAATATCTTGCAAAACTGGCGTCTctcgatgatgacgatgattggATTGTGATGGCGCAAGGGAAGCTTGATTAAAGAGAGTCATGGACAGCTGTATGGGTGACGTTCCTCACCCATACGTCGTTGTCGGTGTCGTCCGCGCACGCCTCATGTCTCCGTATACTCACCCAATGACTGCTTTTTGCACCCCGCTACTCCAATACTACATGTAAACGCCTCCACGTCAAATTTCCACCATGCCAGGTCCTGTCGCTGCGTTTGTCACGACGGACATCCGCTAAATACGGATGCATGAGTGGCCATACATGGCGCACGCCTACCGAATACACTGTAAAGAATTCGCACCCTTTGGGGTGTATTTCCGTGTCCATAGTCCGCACCCTTGCACGCCACAAAATGGGTGCAAAGTAAGGCTGTTACACCCATACAGTAGGGCGTGATAGTTACAGTTGCACCCTTTTCCCGAGTGCTTTACAATTTGATAGGTCTTGATAGCATAGCTTTACAATCGCGCAAGTGCCGATTGCTTTAAAATGCGCTGGCCATTTTGTTGCCGCGTGCTCGTAGAGGGAAAATGAACAGTTCTGACAAAACCTGCCCACGATCTGTCTCAATATGCACTAGAATTAGGGCACCCTCAACTACTATTTCCTCAACAAGAGATGTAGTTGATCATGTGTTCGACATCCTACGCGGTATATATTAAAAAAGCTTCATTGCTGCGCTTATTATTCGTATTCCAGCACGCATAGTGATCGTCTCCTGCGCACCAGGACGCGGCTTTCATCATAAGTGCACATTGCTGCCGCTATGCGATGGAGGCATAATGCAGTAACGCCCGAGTGAATACCGGCGCTCGTGAAAGAACCCCTAATCCTGCGCCCTATATTACGGCGTGCCTCGGAACAGTGTTGTAGGGCGCACTAGCTTACAGGGACCATTAACCGCTCCTCTCCTAGCATGCCGTAGACGTGCTCAGGTACACGGGGTAAACATTTTTGAACAGTACAATTTTCTTCTCTCCTTCCTTTTCTCTCTTAATGGGGTTCTCCTAGCTCGGTAGCGAACAGCCCGATATCTTGGGTCCACACCCTACAGAGTGGTTAACGCTTGCTCTTATGATTTGTTCCGAAAGGGTTGCGCTGCTTTGAGTTACAAAAAGCCGGACGGAAGTAAGCGGATACAGACATGTGCGGTTAAGCGCACACTACCAGGCGAAGATTTTGCAAGGTGATTGTATCAGTGCCCGTTGGCTAGCTCTCTGCCGTAAAGAGAGCCATTTGCTGGACGATAATAAAATGCACTTCTAAGCATGTACATTAAAAAGGGTGTTCGGAACACGCTGTTCGCGAAAGATTTCTTGATGATATATGTTTGCGTGTACGCTCTAAACATAAacgagtaaaaagagagtgagctgtcctctagagcacccCATTTTATAAAAGTGAGTGACTATAGAGGATGGcccactccctttttactcccatatagacgtatttatgtttagagtgtacgtATGTGTTTTATTTTGGTTGGTTGACGCAATTTgtagccttttttcttttttccatctATCCCCCTAGTCTTCACTTAGCTGTGCATACAGAACTCAGTTGATGTAATGTCTGTCTCCGCTAACCCGTGCCAACCTTCTTTTAGAAGCATTACCAGTTCTACACTATACACTATAGTACAATGTGTTTTAACTACCCCAATCGCAATCACTTCCCCGTATGAAGCTCAATAAGAAGAGCAGCATGTAGTGAAAAGCTAACAACTGCAGTGAAGCAGAAGTCCCTTCCAGAACTGACCAGGAGAGCTGTGGGCCTCCGCGCCGGGTTCCAGCGCAGCAGGTCTCGCATGAGCACCAGGGCCTCCCTGCTCGCGTTGGGCACCACGGCGGCCAGCGAGCCCTGCGGGAAGTGGGGCCAGCGCAGCTGCAGAGCTGCGGCCAGCTGGTGTCCCTCGGGCCAGTCTCGCTGCTCGGGGGTGCCCAGCACGGCGCAGATGCGGAACAGCTGGTCCACCTCGTTGCGTCCCGGGAACAGCGGCTGCAGCGTGTACAGCTCGGCGATGATGCAGCCCACGGCCCACAGGTCGATCGGAGAGCTGTACGTCGTCGAGCGAAGCAACACCTCCGGGGCGCGGTACCTGCCGCAGCGTACGCGCGTGCTTCAGAGTCTGGCCACGTCGAATTTTGAGGTTCTGCGCCTTTCTGAAGGACCGGTACATAAAGAATCTTGGGgatacttaagctccacctttaaGTATATGGCGCAATAGTGTTAACGGGTCCCGACAGCAGCTCCTCTTGCCAACGCAGACACGGACATATTTTATTCTTTCACGATGGCAGTCATTAGTGAGACTACACGACACGCATACGTATCCCCGCTTTAACCAAGTCGTACGGACGTTCCTGCGTGGCCTATTCAGTCTCTGGAGGAGCCGcgtgatggaccgccacgccgaatcgcCACGGTCGACGAAATccttgtttcgtgagcaatgcgctttggtgcggggagtacatGCTGTCCTGGAAGAGCCGCccagctggctcccctatctggactTCTGATTTTTGGGAAGGTGGGGAcctgcaggggtatggtggcctggtgttttgtggcgtaagcgtgcttagatttttcttttcggcagtattccatgcaaaaaagaaaaaaaacttcctgCGTGGCCTGGGGGCAGGGAGCCTGGCTCGCAACCGAACggttaaggagggggggggggttcgatTCCCGCATTATCACCTCTATTTTCATTTcaggtcattcattcattttataTACTCCCATAAACTAATGACTTGTCAGTATTGTGGTGACCTTGTAATCGCAAGTTTTATAAGGTTATAATCACTTTCCAATTGCGCCGATCATGCATGTGACTTAGCCACCTTTTCGGACAATCCGGAGTTTCTCGACACAGCGCCGACGAAATACACCggttttccgctgaacgggacccttaacgctgctGCATTAATGAGGCATTATAATCGGGTACAACTTAAGTCGTCTACGAGTGTTAGTGTGGAGCAGCAGCGTTTGTGTTGTTTTCATaggcctcctagagactccgagcgatttgtccaaaggacaaggcgatggcgttccgtggattccctggcagcgctgcaacacgctg
This portion of the Amblyomma americanum isolate KBUSLIRL-KWMA chromosome 10, ASM5285725v1, whole genome shotgun sequence genome encodes:
- the eIF2Bbeta gene encoding eukaryotic translation initiation factor 2B subunit beta, whose product is MDAEAEARLTLSRLVQLVREEQWQQAQELLDLVRARGKNLAPLSPSANVVRRVLRLIRDEYASAYWGRQVEADRDSLQKLLSARDDSVSDYTRPLPGLREQLLESLDELERELRHSAENVAAQGPEHIQSGDLLLTQGRSRTVEDFLKRAAQNQRTFQVLVAEGAPRCEGVQLAESLARVGIATTLVPDSAILALMPRVSKVILGTDSVLADGGLQAPCGSHALALAARHCAVPLLVCAPGATLSPQLPCSESAFQQLGSPEPVGPEPQTGGAVLLNPASDCVPPDLVPLLVTSAGGHAPSYVYRLLSEVYHPDDHALTAS
- the LOC144108029 gene encoding serine/threonine-protein kinase ICK isoform X1: MKSYSSRSRDVAAMNRYMTLGPLGDGTYGSVVLGQRLDTGEKVAIKRMKKKYYSWEECMNLREVKSLQKLSHANLVKLKEVVREDNTLYFVFEYMRENLYQLIRERDQPFSEAAIRAIVQQVLRGLAFMHKHGFFHRDIKPENLLCMGPQLVKIADFGLAREIRSQPPYTDYVSTRWYRAPEVLLRSTTYSSPIDLWAVGCIIAELYTLQPLFPGRNEVDQLFRICAVLGTPEQRDWPEGHQLAAALQLRWPHFPQGSLAAVVPNASREALVLMRDLLRWNPARRPTALLALRYPYLTGTPSTHSQYPSPHSRQPSVTSRRSHPAHDQGAAAAPHRGGARPLWALPEKPLSVRPSARMHDFGARW